GTTTCTGCGATTACTGTTAATGTGGTATACCCTAAGTAAATAGGACTATATATGGTACTAATTTTACTAAGATAGAGTTAATAAAACCCAAGGTACCTGACTAGGTGATGGGGACTATTAGTAGTTGGCAATCCAGGGTAAACCCATTCGGTGAAATAAATCAGTTAAGACTAGGGTGGAGTCACATTAAGATATGGTTTACTGCAGGTATGGGTTTCTTTACTGATGCGTATGATTTATTCATAATAGGTGCTGTATTAAACCTATTCTCAAAGGCATCTTTACCAGGCTTTGAACTGAAGGGTACATTAATGGGATTAACTTTAACAGGATTCCTGGGTGCTTCAGCAATAATAACAGCAATAATTGGCCAATTACTCTTTGGTTTATTAGGTGATTATTGGGGTAGGAAGAGGATTTATGGTGTTGAGGCTGTGTTGATGGTTGTTG
This portion of the Caldivirga sp. genome encodes:
- a CDS encoding MFS transporter, which codes for MGTISSWQSRVNPFGEINQLRLGWSHIKIWFTAGMGFFTDAYDLFIIGAVLNLFSKASLPGFELKGTLMGLTLTGFLGASAIITAIIGQLLFGLLGDYWGRKRIYGVEAVLMVV